The genomic region TCGCCCAGATAGATCAGCGGCAGGCCGCCCGTGCTCAGGATCGTGCTGAACAGCAGCAGCATTCGTTGCACCGCCAGCGGGTCGCCCTGCTCCAGACCGGCCAGCGAGGCGAAGGTGCCGCTCACGCGGGCATCGCCCGTGTCGGGGTTCTCCTGGAAGGGGACGCCGCGCGCGAAGCTGCCGGGGAAGCGGTTGTTGTAGAACCGGTTCAGGAACTTGCGGTGGTCGTAGCCGTTGATGCCGAACTGGGCGGCATCCTCGTCGGCAAAGGTCCAGCCGATGTCATCGTGGCTGCGCACATAGTTCACCCAGGCCGTGTCGTGCGGCAGGTGGTGCCATTTCTCCAGCGCCTGCTGCAGCAGGTTCACCTCGCGGGTGGCCAGCGAGTTCCATTGCAGCGCCATCTGCAGCGGGTTGTACGACAGCTGGCACTCTTCCGGCGAGATGTAGGACATCACCTCGGCCGGGTGCACGATGGCTTCAGACTTGAAGAGCAGCGATGGTGCGGCGATCCGGGCCAGTGCGTTGAAGGCGCGGATCAGGTTGTGCACCTCGGGCAGGCTCTCGCAGGGGGTGCCCGGGCGCTTCCAGACGAAGGCCACCGCGTCCAGACGCAGGATCTCGGCGCCCAGGTTGGCAATGGCCAGCATCTCGCCCGCCATGGCGTTGAACACCGCCGGGTTGCTGTAGTTCAGGTCCCACTGGAACGTGTGGAAGGTCGTCCAGATCCAGCGGCCGTCGGGCAGCTGCGAGAAGGCACCCCGGTGCTCGTCCGGGAAGATCTCGCGCACCGTGCGCTCGTAGATGTCGGGCTGGGTGCGGTCGGGGAACAGGAAATAGAAGTCCTTGTAGGCGGGATCACCCTTCACGGCGGCCTGTGCCCAGGGGTGGTCGTTGGCCGTGTGGTTGAAGATGAAGTCCAGCACCAGGCTGATGCCTTCCTTGCGCAGGGCCTTGGCCAGCGCCCGCAGATCCTCGATCGTGCCGATCTCGGGGTTCACGTCACGGTAGCTGCTGACCGCATAGCCGCCGTCGCTGTTGCCCGGGGGGACCTTGAACGGGGGCATCAGGTGCAGGTAGGAAAGTCCCAGCTCCTTGAAGTAGGGAATCTGGTCCTGCAGGTTCTTCAGGTTGCCGGCGAAGCGGTCCACATAGAGGACGCCGCCCACCACCTTCTCCGACTGGAACCAGGTGGGGTTCTTCTCACGAGCCTCGTCCAGCGCCTTCATCTCCTTCGGGCGCTCGGACCAGCCCGTCCAGGCCATCTCGATCAGTGCATCAAGCTGCGCCAGGAAGTCCGGACGATGCCCGTAGAGGGGCTGCAGATTGTCCAGCAGCGCCGGAAGATGGGTTTTCAGTCGATCCTCGAACTGCTGCCACTGAGCACCGGAGGCCTTGCGGCCCAGACGGTGCACCAGCGCATTTCGCACATGTTCGAAAGCCAGGGTCTGTTGTTGTTCCAGTGTCAGCATGGCCATGCCCGTCCTGCAGGGGGTTGCGTGATGCGCATACATGAAAATGAGGTTGGTTGTGACACGCGGCCGCCTTCATGGTGCCAGGCCCTCCTGCCAGCCTGGCCCAGGCGTTTTCACGTTCG from Lautropia mirabilis harbors:
- a CDS encoding alpha-amylase family glycosyl hydrolase codes for the protein MAMLTLEQQQTLAFEHVRNALVHRLGRKASGAQWQQFEDRLKTHLPALLDNLQPLYGHRPDFLAQLDALIEMAWTGWSERPKEMKALDEAREKNPTWFQSEKVVGGVLYVDRFAGNLKNLQDQIPYFKELGLSYLHLMPPFKVPPGNSDGGYAVSSYRDVNPEIGTIEDLRALAKALRKEGISLVLDFIFNHTANDHPWAQAAVKGDPAYKDFYFLFPDRTQPDIYERTVREIFPDEHRGAFSQLPDGRWIWTTFHTFQWDLNYSNPAVFNAMAGEMLAIANLGAEILRLDAVAFVWKRPGTPCESLPEVHNLIRAFNALARIAAPSLLFKSEAIVHPAEVMSYISPEECQLSYNPLQMALQWNSLATREVNLLQQALEKWHHLPHDTAWVNYVRSHDDIGWTFADEDAAQFGINGYDHRKFLNRFYNNRFPGSFARGVPFQENPDTGDARVSGTFASLAGLEQGDPLAVQRMLLLFSTILSTGGLPLIYLGDEVGTLNDPSYLNSPDEADDSRWIHRPRRDVARYEQRNNPNTVPGQIFTGLRSMIIIRANTPAFAGGELIGYRAANPAVLGYTRSSAEQTVLVLANYSEFEQHCPAQVFQAMPDHPVRDLLTDRTYNLRHGVTLAPYGVLWLEIRAPESGAHA